Proteins encoded by one window of uncultured Draconibacterium sp.:
- a CDS encoding TonB-dependent receptor → MKTTVFILLVFVYNSFAINSYSQTTKLNLDFRDVTVKDVLTSIENQSEFYFMYETGKVDVNRKVSISVEDKVITEILDELFEDANVSYKINNRQIALRTDAVADSGDQQITVSGVVQDTNDEPLPGVSVVIKGTTQGTITDFDGKYTIVNVPSDATLQFSFVGMKQHEVVVNGQSTIDIVMIEETIGLEEVVAIGYGTVKKSDLTGSVSSVKSEDLNRGAISSVDQAMQGRIAGVQVTQASNEPGGGLSIRIRGASSVNAGNEPLYVIDGLPIDNGEGLTGSSTSQVAEVGANLNAKNPLNALNPNDIQSIEILKDASATAIYGSRGANGVVLITTKKGSHGIKFSYDAYAGLQSITKKVDVLSASEYISTFNEMAAEQGLDPRFSASDISAIGAGTDWQDQIYKVAPMQSHNLSMSGGVEKTKFYVSLNYFDQDGVVKETGVKRYIARVNLDQQIGEKLKFGLNLNNSRENSDNYIGGVQTNESAGAVYDAIWYDPTLPVYNEDGTFFRSSELTINNPMSVIYGISSKSETNRMFGNTTLEYEIVEDLSAKLNVGFDNQNMRRDLYNSTKTIRGVAAKGFANIASLSRSNILAEYTMNYNKTINENQYLNVLGGVTYQEFMLKSFSAGTSNFPSDDLMTNNLGLGDPSNAGVASHKESNTLLSYLGRVNYSIYNFLLTASIRADGSSRFGENNKYGYFPSFALGWKLAEEDFVPEVFSELKLRASWGQTGNQEIGSYTSLSTYEAGGTAILDGSTFVGTVPSRIANPDLKWETTAQTNIGVDYGFLNGRITGSIDYFKKKTTDMLLNLPLPTSSGYSSILRNVGSMKNGGFEFMIHSRNIIKSKFNWNTTFNISAIKNEVLSLGDLESIQTGYIQVNGGNTAIFKPGLPLGSYYGYRITGIFQDQAQIDGSAQPTAQPGFPIFDDVNNDGQISTADQVVLGDPYPDFTYGLRNTFTYGDFDLDIFIQGQQGADLLNGMAMESMYPGNATRNKLSYQVDNRWTPENTDATWPSGINSSAYGASSKVNNLVIEDASYIRLKSVQLSYNVPVKIGGISSAKVYVSGQNLFTITDYTGYDPEANAFGQSNVKIDYSSYPLARTWMLGVNVQF, encoded by the coding sequence ATGAAAACAACTGTATTTATTTTACTGGTTTTCGTGTATAACTCCTTCGCAATTAATTCTTATTCTCAAACGACCAAACTTAATCTAGACTTTAGGGATGTTACTGTCAAGGATGTACTTACAAGTATTGAAAATCAATCGGAATTTTATTTCATGTACGAAACAGGTAAGGTTGATGTAAACCGTAAGGTTAGTATCTCTGTGGAAGATAAAGTGATTACCGAAATACTTGATGAATTGTTTGAAGATGCTAATGTGAGTTATAAAATAAATAACCGGCAGATTGCATTACGAACCGATGCGGTCGCAGATAGTGGCGACCAGCAAATCACTGTTAGCGGGGTGGTACAAGATACGAATGATGAGCCACTTCCCGGTGTGTCGGTAGTAATAAAAGGAACTACCCAGGGAACAATTACCGATTTTGATGGTAAATATACAATCGTAAATGTACCGTCCGATGCAACATTGCAATTCTCGTTTGTTGGCATGAAGCAGCATGAAGTTGTAGTTAACGGACAGTCCACAATCGATATTGTAATGATCGAAGAAACGATTGGTCTGGAAGAAGTCGTAGCTATTGGTTACGGTACGGTTAAAAAGAGCGATTTAACAGGCTCTGTTTCATCAGTAAAGAGTGAAGATTTAAACCGTGGAGCGATATCTTCAGTTGATCAGGCGATGCAGGGGCGTATTGCTGGAGTTCAGGTTACACAGGCGTCAAATGAACCCGGTGGGGGTTTATCTATTCGAATTCGTGGAGCAAGTTCAGTAAATGCAGGGAATGAACCTTTATATGTTATTGATGGCTTGCCAATTGATAACGGTGAAGGACTAACGGGGTCAAGCACCTCACAGGTTGCAGAAGTGGGGGCTAACCTCAACGCAAAAAATCCTTTAAATGCACTAAACCCTAATGATATTCAATCAATCGAGATTCTTAAGGATGCATCAGCAACTGCAATATACGGTTCACGTGGAGCTAATGGAGTTGTCCTAATTACAACTAAAAAGGGATCACACGGAATTAAGTTTAGTTATGATGCTTATGCTGGGTTACAGTCTATAACGAAAAAGGTAGATGTTTTATCTGCTTCTGAATACATAAGCACATTTAATGAGATGGCTGCAGAGCAAGGACTTGATCCTCGGTTTTCTGCTTCAGATATTTCTGCTATTGGTGCAGGGACAGATTGGCAAGATCAAATTTATAAAGTTGCGCCAATGCAAAGTCATAACCTGTCAATGTCTGGAGGTGTAGAAAAAACTAAATTTTATGTTTCGCTAAATTACTTTGACCAGGATGGTGTAGTTAAGGAGACAGGCGTTAAAAGATATATAGCCAGGGTCAATTTGGACCAACAAATAGGAGAGAAACTAAAATTTGGTTTGAATCTTAATAATAGTAGAGAGAATAGCGATAATTATATTGGAGGGGTTCAAACCAATGAATCAGCAGGAGCAGTATATGATGCAATATGGTACGACCCTACCTTACCTGTATACAATGAGGATGGTACATTTTTCCGTTCTAGTGAGCTTACAATAAATAACCCAATGAGTGTTATTTATGGAATCTCAAGTAAAAGCGAAACCAACAGGATGTTCGGAAATACTACGTTAGAATATGAAATTGTTGAAGATTTAAGTGCAAAATTGAATGTTGGATTTGACAATCAAAATATGCGCAGAGATCTGTATAACTCTACAAAAACAATTCGAGGAGTTGCCGCAAAAGGATTTGCAAATATTGCTTCACTTAGTCGTTCAAATATTTTGGCTGAGTACACCATGAATTATAATAAGACGATTAATGAAAACCAATATCTGAATGTATTGGGTGGTGTGACATATCAAGAATTTATGCTAAAAAGTTTTTCCGCTGGAACTAGTAATTTCCCATCTGATGATTTAATGACTAATAATCTGGGACTTGGAGATCCAAGTAATGCAGGTGTTGCAAGTCATAAGGAATCAAATACATTACTTTCTTATCTTGGACGTGTCAATTATTCAATCTATAATTTTCTTTTAACTGCTTCGATTAGGGCAGATGGCTCTTCCCGTTTTGGTGAAAATAATAAGTATGGTTATTTCCCATCATTTGCATTGGGGTGGAAACTAGCTGAAGAAGATTTTGTCCCCGAGGTTTTTAGTGAATTAAAACTTCGTGCAAGTTGGGGGCAAACCGGTAATCAGGAAATTGGCAGTTATACCTCTTTAAGTACCTATGAGGCAGGAGGAACTGCAATTCTTGACGGTAGTACATTTGTTGGTACAGTACCTTCTAGAATTGCTAATCCAGACTTAAAATGGGAAACCACAGCACAGACTAACATTGGTGTTGATTATGGTTTTCTGAATGGACGAATTACAGGATCGATAGATTATTTTAAAAAGAAAACAACAGATATGTTGTTAAATCTTCCATTACCGACATCTTCTGGATATAGTTCAATTTTAAGAAATGTTGGTTCGATGAAAAATGGTGGTTTTGAATTTATGATTCATTCAAGAAACATCATTAAATCAAAATTTAACTGGAATACAACATTTAATATATCTGCAATTAAGAATGAAGTACTTTCACTGGGTGATCTTGAATCTATCCAGACTGGATATATTCAAGTAAATGGTGGTAATACTGCGATTTTCAAACCTGGACTTCCGTTAGGATCATATTATGGCTATCGCATTACCGGTATTTTTCAAGATCAAGCTCAAATTGATGGTTCTGCCCAACCAACCGCTCAACCAGGCTTCCCCATTTTTGATGACGTTAATAACGATGGACAAATTTCAACAGCAGATCAAGTCGTCTTAGGTGATCCTTATCCTGATTTTACTTATGGGCTACGAAATACTTTTACTTACGGAGATTTTGATTTAGATATTTTTATTCAGGGGCAGCAGGGAGCAGACTTATTAAATGGTATGGCCATGGAAAGTATGTATCCAGGTAATGCAACTAGAAATAAACTTAGCTATCAGGTAGATAATCGATGGACACCAGAAAATACTGATGCGACTTGGCCTTCAGGAATTAACTCTAGCGCTTATGGAGCAAGTAGCAAAGTAAATAATCTTGTAATTGAGGATGCTTCATATATCCGTCTGAAAAGTGTTCAATTGAGTTATAATGTTCCTGTAAAAATAGGAGGTATTAGTTCTGCTAAAGTATACGTTTCCGGGCAGAATTTATTCACAATTACTGATTATACAGGTTATGATCCTGAAGCAAATGCATTCGGGCAGAGTAATGTAAAAATCGATTATAGCTCATATCCGTTGGCGAGAACCTGGATGTTAGGTGTAAATGTTCAATTTTAA
- a CDS encoding RagB/SusD family nutrient uptake outer membrane protein translates to MKNKIYIAIILFLVLSVPYSCTEPLEEEVYSELSDQFLQTEDGLSTLVYSMYSSFHTAVLNYPRDFFVSVYMTGSAYGVGGSWEAATAAPFKDFTWDANNGHFSGKWNELFTIIRNANLVLDKLSDGGDYSDEFIKAITAEAKGVRGQAYAILYNHFGTTPIFTTTYTADLELPRATDAEMMSRIETDLNEATADLSVTASQYGRLNKGATLGFLCKYYLNTMQWQKVADASQAIMDLNVYELQDNYMDVFGVANEGNSELIWVHTAESVNHAEYLAALNLPKDYPLPPGESVFATRTYWYDSFLDSFEEGDTRLNAFETSYISLDPGNPVREGYGNDQSLCVKFGTDPNALSPQTGIDLPEIRYADIILARAEALNELSGPNQESIDLINEVRTRAGISSISLGDYTQESLRDKILEERIHELFFEGKEREDMIRNGTFISSALARGVISAADKHKLFAIPQSEIDANGNINENNPGY, encoded by the coding sequence ATGAAGAATAAAATTTATATAGCAATTATATTATTTCTAGTTCTTTCAGTTCCATATAGTTGTACTGAACCACTGGAAGAAGAAGTATACTCTGAATTGTCCGATCAATTCCTTCAAACAGAGGATGGGCTTAGTACTTTGGTCTACTCGATGTACAGTAGTTTTCATACTGCTGTGTTGAACTATCCAAGAGATTTTTTTGTAAGTGTTTATATGACCGGTTCTGCTTATGGGGTTGGAGGTAGCTGGGAGGCAGCGACTGCTGCACCATTCAAAGATTTTACATGGGATGCCAATAATGGTCATTTTTCCGGCAAATGGAATGAGCTGTTCACTATTATTAGAAATGCTAATTTAGTGCTTGATAAATTAAGTGACGGTGGAGATTATAGTGATGAATTTATTAAAGCAATAACAGCGGAAGCAAAAGGTGTGCGCGGACAAGCGTATGCTATTCTTTATAATCATTTCGGTACTACACCTATTTTTACTACTACTTACACGGCAGATTTGGAACTTCCGAGAGCTACTGATGCAGAAATGATGAGTCGCATCGAAACTGACCTGAATGAAGCAACTGCAGATTTGTCAGTTACTGCTTCTCAGTATGGACGTTTAAACAAAGGTGCTACCCTTGGATTTTTATGTAAATATTATCTCAATACTATGCAATGGCAAAAAGTCGCTGATGCGAGCCAAGCTATAATGGATTTAAATGTATATGAGTTACAGGACAATTATATGGATGTATTTGGTGTTGCAAATGAAGGAAATAGTGAATTAATCTGGGTACATACCGCTGAATCTGTAAATCATGCTGAATATCTGGCTGCTTTAAACCTTCCCAAAGATTACCCATTGCCTCCAGGGGAATCAGTTTTTGCCACTAGAACCTATTGGTATGATTCATTTCTTGATTCGTTCGAAGAAGGAGATACGAGATTAAATGCATTTGAGACTAGCTATATAAGTCTTGATCCAGGAAATCCTGTTCGAGAAGGATATGGAAACGATCAATCACTTTGTGTAAAGTTCGGAACAGATCCGAATGCACTTTCTCCACAAACTGGAATTGATTTACCAGAAATTCGCTATGCTGACATTATATTGGCAAGAGCAGAAGCACTGAATGAATTGAGTGGCCCAAATCAGGAAAGTATAGATTTGATTAACGAAGTTCGTACACGTGCAGGTATAAGCTCAATATCACTTGGCGATTATACTCAGGAAAGTCTCAGAGATAAAATACTTGAAGAACGAATTCACGAACTTTTCTTTGAAGGGAAAGAAAGAGAAGATATGATTAGAAACGGAACTTTTATTTCTAGTGCATTAGCACGAGGAGTAATTTCTGCCGCAGATAAACATAAGCTTTTCGCAATTCCTCAGTCAGAAATTGACGCCAATGGTAACATAAATGAAAATAATCCAGGTTACTAG
- a CDS encoding FecR domain-containing protein: MKNASVEEEGKIKDWLDEDVRHKELFEELRDEQQLVSELEKLDEYNEVSSWKLLQQRIENKRQRIILFRWKVIAVIFLILGIGGVTSNYLRSSVEEIVPQTFLTTIQTKRGESSTVILPDSSVVHLNSATSLTYSNNFFSTNRTVDLKGEAYFEVAKSTTHPFEVSCESVKVKVYGTSFNVNTYSTENSLDVILEEGSVELSHKAKRFENVMLVPGEKASFDEVNNELRIIKVDTYKYTAWREGLLVFEDDSMDAVFKKLESWYDIDIEITDKNINEFVFNATIMDESLEDIFDLIQFSCGIKYNIIYSKNPKIISKVIVSLN; the protein is encoded by the coding sequence ATGAAGAATGCTTCTGTTGAGGAGGAGGGGAAGATCAAAGACTGGTTAGACGAAGATGTCCGTCATAAAGAATTATTTGAAGAATTAAGAGATGAGCAACAACTGGTTTCCGAATTGGAAAAATTGGATGAGTATAATGAAGTATCTTCCTGGAAATTATTACAGCAAAGAATAGAGAACAAACGTCAGAGAATAATTCTTTTTCGTTGGAAAGTGATTGCTGTTATTTTTCTGATTTTGGGAATAGGAGGAGTGACATCAAATTATTTGAGGTCCTCAGTAGAGGAAATAGTGCCTCAAACTTTTTTAACTACCATCCAAACCAAACGGGGCGAATCTTCCACGGTTATTCTGCCTGATAGTTCTGTGGTTCATCTAAATTCAGCTACATCGCTTACTTATTCCAATAATTTCTTCTCAACTAACCGAACGGTAGATTTAAAAGGTGAGGCATATTTTGAGGTGGCTAAAAGTACAACTCATCCTTTTGAAGTTTCGTGCGAATCGGTAAAAGTAAAAGTGTATGGCACTTCTTTTAATGTTAATACATATTCAACAGAGAATAGTCTGGATGTCATATTGGAAGAGGGAAGTGTGGAGCTCTCACATAAGGCCAAACGTTTTGAAAATGTAATGCTAGTTCCAGGCGAAAAGGCCAGTTTTGATGAAGTTAATAACGAGCTTCGCATAATTAAGGTAGATACATACAAATACACGGCATGGCGGGAAGGTCTACTTGTTTTTGAAGACGATTCGATGGATGCAGTGTTTAAAAAACTGGAAAGCTGGTACGATATAGATATTGAAATAACAGACAAAAACATAAACGAATTTGTATTTAACGCCACAATTATGGATGAAAGTCTTGAAGATATTTTTGACCTGATTCAGTTCTCTTGTGGGATAAAATACAACATCATCTACAGCAAAAATCCAAAAATAATTTCAAAAGTAATTGTCTCATTAAACTAA
- a CDS encoding sigma-70 family RNA polymerase sigma factor, producing MITNETNYKIKLKGGDNILLREFYYHNYSSFCSYAAHFITDEYEIEDIVQESFIAFWELDNEFTNLDTVKTFFYTSIRNSCLDKIKHERVKSKFIELQTRIIETKDFFLESVLKQEVYSYIHQQIGTLSSMEKKVILMALNDKSNKEIAEKLGIKLNTVKTYKQRAYKILREKIRNFIFYILSIS from the coding sequence ATGATAACTAACGAAACTAACTACAAAATAAAACTAAAAGGTGGTGATAATATTCTTCTTCGAGAATTTTATTATCATAATTATTCTTCATTTTGTTCTTACGCCGCACATTTTATTACAGATGAATATGAAATTGAAGATATAGTTCAGGAAAGTTTCATTGCCTTCTGGGAGTTAGATAATGAGTTCACAAACTTAGATACAGTAAAGACATTTTTTTATACCTCTATACGTAATTCGTGTTTAGATAAAATAAAACATGAGCGGGTTAAAAGTAAATTCATTGAATTACAAACGAGAATTATAGAAACCAAGGATTTTTTTTTAGAGAGTGTTTTAAAGCAAGAGGTGTATAGCTATATTCATCAGCAAATTGGAACCCTGTCATCAATGGAGAAGAAGGTTATTCTAATGGCGCTTAATGATAAGTCGAATAAAGAGATTGCTGAAAAACTTGGTATTAAACTAAATACGGTAAAAACTTACAAGCAACGTGCCTATAAAATTCTACGTGAGAAGATTCGGAATTTTATTTTTTATATTCTTTCTATTTCGTAG
- a CDS encoding sulfatase-like hydrolase/transferase encodes MTKPLSKILIVLCVLMLFLGHQKLLAADSKAPKKPNVILIMADDLGYSGITSFGGIGLETPALDKLASNGVVCTNFHTNAPVCSPTRVSIMTGSYQQRVGLNHIYSETGGDEGLDPTKNPSFAKKLQEAGYRTAVFGKWHMGMDMKYNPTNHGFDEFRGFLKGNVDFISHYNTTPEVDWWHNKEKANEPGYATDLINKYAVDFVKESEGQPFFLYVPHAAIHTPIQGRNDDPIRTEDTYMYDNGAAMEVHEYQRRYREMIKILDEGVGMLVDELERQGIMENTMIIFTSDNGALQVAADKYPGANGYFNGSKATLYEGGIRVPAIFYYPEKFKPHRTDELMMTMDFMPTILEFCGIENDSKIDGTSLLPTLINNEQIQERDVFWANLNSIAMRSGDWKLVWKKDYSYFPNDEKETTVELFNMMIDSKEQHDLSRDYPERTEIMKAACEEWWNEVTKGTELEGISFLEYRFKFDLSKLPKKS; translated from the coding sequence ATGACTAAACCTTTGTCCAAAATCTTGATTGTTCTGTGTGTTTTAATGCTGTTTCTAGGTCATCAAAAACTTTTGGCAGCCGATTCAAAAGCTCCGAAAAAACCCAATGTAATTCTGATAATGGCAGACGACCTGGGTTATTCAGGAATCACGTCTTTTGGCGGAATTGGTTTGGAAACTCCTGCTTTAGACAAGCTAGCGTCAAATGGAGTTGTATGTACAAATTTTCATACCAACGCACCGGTTTGTTCGCCAACGCGCGTTTCAATTATGACAGGCTCGTATCAGCAACGTGTCGGACTAAATCATATTTATTCAGAAACCGGGGGAGATGAGGGACTTGATCCAACAAAAAATCCATCGTTTGCTAAAAAGCTTCAGGAAGCCGGATACCGCACAGCAGTGTTTGGAAAGTGGCACATGGGAATGGATATGAAATACAACCCTACAAATCATGGATTCGACGAGTTTCGCGGTTTCTTAAAAGGTAATGTCGATTTTATTTCGCATTACAATACTACTCCCGAAGTGGATTGGTGGCACAATAAAGAGAAAGCCAATGAACCCGGTTACGCTACCGATTTGATCAATAAATACGCTGTTGATTTTGTAAAAGAAAGTGAAGGACAACCGTTTTTCCTTTATGTTCCGCACGCGGCTATTCATACGCCAATTCAGGGACGGAATGATGATCCGATACGTACAGAAGATACGTATATGTACGATAATGGTGCAGCCATGGAAGTTCACGAATACCAGCGCAGGTACCGCGAAATGATTAAAATACTGGACGAAGGTGTAGGAATGTTGGTCGATGAGCTCGAGCGCCAGGGAATAATGGAAAATACGATGATCATTTTTACTTCCGATAATGGTGCTTTACAGGTTGCTGCCGATAAATACCCAGGAGCCAACGGATATTTCAATGGTTCAAAAGCAACGCTATACGAAGGAGGAATTCGTGTGCCGGCTATTTTTTATTATCCTGAGAAATTTAAACCCCACAGGACTGACGAGCTAATGATGACAATGGATTTTATGCCTACTATTCTTGAGTTTTGTGGAATTGAGAATGACAGTAAAATTGATGGTACCTCGCTGCTACCAACTTTAATTAATAATGAGCAAATCCAGGAGCGAGATGTTTTTTGGGCTAACCTGAATTCAATTGCGATGCGCAGTGGCGACTGGAAATTGGTTTGGAAAAAGGATTACAGTTATTTTCCAAATGATGAAAAAGAAACAACAGTTGAGTTGTTTAACATGATGATAGATTCGAAAGAACAGCACGATTTAAGCCGTGATTATCCAGAAAGGACAGAAATAATGAAAGCTGCGTGCGAAGAATGGTGGAATGAGGTTACCAAAGGTACGGAACTCGAGGGTATTTCATTCCTTGAATACCGCT